From the genome of Seriola aureovittata isolate HTS-2021-v1 ecotype China chromosome 6, ASM2101889v1, whole genome shotgun sequence, one region includes:
- the LOC130171086 gene encoding uncharacterized protein LOC130171086, which yields MLSPPVLRRLSERFEADTIRAGGNSTSTWSDDRKWGNDTSRAARPSPPFPIRGKKTLRTRHQSASTSRMDLKCFSAANPAAENASLLYSLKNDHVNYWVRNNPNIPLPICSSLTPTDSTCQVCLKEKVFVACRNLTDSIGVVMEVDGLGFPVDLEKSECPTLSEDLPPWRLLLIIIVFLILIAICSVLCYKYNKGCKSPNGEQPEECEEGASAHLTEGSA from the exons ATGCTGTCTCCTCCGGTGCTGAGACGGTTGTCGGAGAGGTTTGAGGCGGACACCATCAGAGCCGGTGGGAACTCCACCTCAACATGGTCCGACGACCGTAAATGGGGCAACGACACAAGCAGAGCAGCTcgcccctcccctcctttccctataagaggaaaaaaaaccctccgCACTCGACATCAATCCGCATCTACCTCCAG GATGGACTTGAAATGTTTCAGCGCAGCTAATCCAGCTGCGGAGAACGCCTCTCTACTGTACAGTCTCAAAAACGACCATGTGAATTATTGGGTGAGAAACAATCCGAACATCCCCCTCCCCATATGTTCCTCCCTCACCCCGACTGACTCCACCTGCCAGGTGTGCCTCAAAGAAAAAGTATTTGTTGCCTGCCGTAACCTGACTGACAGCATAGGAGTTGTGATGGAGGTCGATGGTCTAGGATTCCCCGTCGACTTAGAAAAGAGCG AGTGCCCAACTCTCTCAGAGG ATCTTCCACCATGGCGGCTGCTCTTAATCATCATCGTATTCTTAATCCTTATCGCCATTTGTTCGGTGCTTTGCTACAAATACAACAAAGGCTGCAAAAGTCCAAATGG tgaacAACCTGAGGAATGTGAAGAAGGAGCATCGGCCCACCTCACTGAAGGTAGCGCATGA